One Aegilops tauschii subsp. strangulata cultivar AL8/78 chromosome 7, Aet v6.0, whole genome shotgun sequence genomic window carries:
- the LOC109751319 gene encoding protein IRON-RELATED TRANSCRIPTION FACTOR 2-like has protein sequence MDLQQLMEHQLFDDGAVPSCMISPLEADNGFTDELPSLQLPDLDLDFDIHEFSAPATAPAKAATSGGSGLVGSGSGSHKKLNHNAYERDRRTQLNQLYSTLRSLIPNADHTKKLSIPTTVCQVLDYIPKLQKQVEDLEKKKQELTRAKCRERLQRVKDNTCRIVSATPLDGNEIMVQVRLLSNMAASLPLSKCINVFENEGLHLISSSTFSTEVNRTFYSFHFEMMFAKRQQENVKHFYKNLGF, from the exons ATGGATCTGCAGCAATTAATGGAGCATCAACTGTTCGACGATGGCGCCGTCCCGAGCTGCATGATCTCGCCGTTAGAGGCAGACAACGGTTTCACCGACGAGCTGCCGTCTTTGCAGTTACCGGACCTGGACCTTGACTTCGACATCCACGAGTTCTCCGCACCGGCAACGGCACCGGCGAAAGCGGCCACCTCAGGTGGCTCCGGATTGGTTGGTTCCGGTTCGGGATCGCACAAGAAGCTCAACCACAACGCGTACGAGCGCGACCGGCGGACGCAGCTCAATCAGCTCTACTCGACTCTCCGTTCACTCATCCCCAACGCAGATCACACA AAGAAGCTGAGCATTCCGACGACCGTCTGTCAGGTCCTTGACTACATCCCCAAGCTGCAGAAGCAGGTCGAGGATCTGGAGAAGAAGAAACAGGAGCTCACTAGAGCCAAATGCAGAGAAAGACTGCAGCGCGTCAAGGACAACACATGCCGTATTGTTTCTGCCACTCCTCTCGATGGCAACGAAATCATGGTCCAGGTTAGACTGCTGAGCAACATGGCTGCAAGTCTTCCTCTGTCCAAGTGCATAAACGTATTTGAGAACGAAGGCCTTCACCTCATCAGTTCATCGACTTTCTCCACCGAGGTCAATAGAACATTTTACAGCTTCCACTTTGAG ATGATGTTTGCTAAGAGACAACAAGAAAATGTGAAACACTTTTACAAAAATCTAGGATTTTAA